A genomic region of Arachis stenosperma cultivar V10309 chromosome 9, arast.V10309.gnm1.PFL2, whole genome shotgun sequence contains the following coding sequences:
- the LOC130951085 gene encoding OVARIAN TUMOR DOMAIN-containing deubiquitinating enzyme 2-like, which translates to MEGIVVRRVIPSDNSCLFNAVGYVMDRDQTKAAELRQVIAATVASDPQKYSEAFLGKPNAEYCNWILDTQKWGGAIELSILADYYGRQIAAYDIQTSRCDLYGQEKGYSERVMLIYDGLHYDALAVSPFEGAPEDFDQTIFTVQKDRSIGPVERLALNFVKDQQRKRRFTDTANFTLRCGVCQIGVVGQKEAVEHAQATGHVNFQECS; encoded by the coding sequence ATGGAAGGTATTGTTGTGAGAAGGGTCATTCCCTCGGATAACAGTTGCCTCTTTAATGCAGTTGGATATGTGATGGATCGTGATCAAACGAAAGCAGCTGAGCTGAGACAGGTTATAGCTGCAACAGTAGCAAGTGATCCGCAGAAATATTCTGAAGCATTTCTTGGGAAGCCGAATGCAGAGTACTGTAACTGGATTCTTGACACACAGAAATGGGGAGGTGCGATTGAACTTTCAATATTGGCGGATTATTATGGACGCCAGATTGCTGCATATGATATCCAAACATCAAGATGTGACTTGTATGGTCAGGAAAAGGGTTATTCAGAAAGGGTGATGCTTATTTATGATGGTCTCCACTATGATGCTTTAGCTGTGTCGCCCTTTGAGGGTGCTCCCGAGGACTTCGATCAGACGATATTTACCGTACAGAAAGACAGAAGCATTGGACCTGTTGAGAGACTTGCTCTTAATTTTGTTAAGGACCAACAGAGGAAGAGGAGATTCACCGACACCGCCAACTTCACCTTGCGCTGTGGTGTATGTCAAATCGGAGTTGTTGGTCAGAAGGAAGCTGTGGAGCATGCACAAGCAACCGGTCATGTTAACTTCCAGGAGTGTAGCTGA